From Tursiops truncatus isolate mTurTru1 chromosome 13, mTurTru1.mat.Y, whole genome shotgun sequence:
gaagatcccacatgccacggagcaactaagcctgcgtgccacaactacagagcctgtgccctaaagcccgcgagccacaactactgagcccgtgtgccacaattactgaagcctgcgtgcctagagcccgtgctccacaagagaagccaccgcaatgagaagcccatgcactgcaacgaagagtagcccccgctcgccacaactagagaaagcccatgcgcaacagcaaagacccaccacagccaaaaataaataaataatgaatttattaaaataaaatttatggggttttaaaaaatatttttatttataatgcatttgcactgtggtcagaaaatgtGATTTGTGAGATCCTAAACTTCTAAATCTGTTGTGAATTATGATAGGAAGAGAGTAAAAGAGATCCGTTAGTTTACAAGGATAAGACTTGCACCGGAGAGAGAACGCAGGAGATgcaaatagaagagaaaatacagCACCTCAAGAGTGACCAATTCAAAAGGTTAGGAGACCAGACAAGATTTAGGAGATACATACAAAGTTTCAGACAAGAATAATTAGGAGAATCATGCAACACAGACAAAAactggagaggaaaagaaagaaattatgatTTGATTTGATCAAATGGCTAGCACAATGTTCAACTGGTAATGTCAAACAAGTTAATTGAAAATCTAAGATGGGACTTAACGAGAGGTTACAGGTTGGAATTTGATATTTCACTCATCTGTATGGGATAATAATTCCGTAATAGGAAATGAgggtaagggaagaaaaaaacatattaaaaatagaaccctTAGAAACATgcatatttagggcttccctggtggcgcagtgcttgagagtccgcctgccgatgcaggggacacgggttcgtgccccggtctgggaagatcccacatgctgcagagcggctgggcccgtgagccatggccgctgagcctgcgcgtccggagcctgtgctccacaatgggagagaccacaacagtgagaggcccgcgtaccgcaaaaaaaaaaaaaaaagcatatttaaaaggtgaaaaaatatatacaaataaggAACTGgctatttagtttttttaaaagtctttacaaGGTTCTCCTAATTAGGCtgttaaatttctagaaacagaaagtaCATCTAATAGAAAATTGCATCTATATTACGCAGAGAGGGGAGCCATCCAGTAATAAGAGATCCAGAATGtagctttcccttttctttcattattcaaAAGTACCTTAAGTAGATATTCACTAATCTCTACTTCGATATAATTTcagctaaatgtaaaatgctCCTGCTGAACAAAATTCTACCGCTACAGAGGGTGGTGATTTCAAACTCTTTGGCCTAGTACTCAATGGACAAATATGTGCAATTCAAGATTCATGGTGGTATACAAAAACATTCTTACTTTTGAATTCCGTATGTTCTAAAAGACACTGTATGCATATGGAAAGCATCAGCAAAAAATCCAGAACTGGAAGTAAGTACAGAAAATCTAGGGATGGTAGTGGTAGCAAATTCAATGTGTGATGCAATGATCAACGCTTAATGAACATGAGACTAGAGATAGTGGATGAGAGGCAGCTGCTCCCATGTTCCACACCCCGATACTTATGCCAGGGGTCATTAACTCCCTGCTCTAGTGCGTTGCAGATGCCAAACAAATACTGAGCACAACAATAAATCTGAAAGCAGATTAAACTTGGAAAAGCAACTAAGTCTATTTCAATAACATCTTGAATTTTACAAATCTATTTGGTCATGtaatttttctacttaattttaaGATATTGTTTATTTAGAGGAaacttaactcatttatttttgttcctttagCTTAGCAAAACTTAATACCAGCAATTTGACACATAAaaactttaacatttttctttcaacctCATATGGAAATTTATAtcatacaaaacaaaaaagaactctGGAGCTTAAGCATGTCAACATAGACGTTTCTATTTTCAGTGTAAGAACTATAAAGGAAGAATATTGACTTTGAGACACTTAAAACAGACCTTCACACTGAAGATGATCTCTGAATTGTTAGAACTTTCAAGCCTTTTagcttatttaatatttttagatcACACCTAATTTTAAAGCATCTCCGTACTTTTGGGTAAACTTATCATCTATGTGTATTAGTTATTAGATACACCTGCAAATACATCCAAAGATGGAGTATACACTACTTTTGTCGTTTTGAAGTATTTACActatgttcatttattcaactgatATTTACTAAGCTCTTATGTTAAGCTGTTGGATGTTCATAGgtgagaaaggggaagaaggaaataagtaaacaaaaacgactattttaaaagaaaatcttcaggagGAAACCAACTTCGATAAGATTTTCAGGGAAGGCCCACCTGACAGCCGAGAAAGAACTGGTGGTGCAGAGAGGCTGGCTCAGAAGTGCAGGCCAAGTGAGGAAGGAGCACATGTGAAGGTTCCAAAGCAGAacctccctgccccatccccctggaggctgggaggctgggtgCAGTGCACGAGGAAGAGCCAGGGCAAGGCAAGGGCAGCCAGGCCGGCCAGGACATGCATGGTCTCACAAACTGGTGAGAGGTTGGAATTTCATTTGAGTgaaatgggaagccactgaagaatTTTATGTGACATCATGAGATTGACACGTCCACAGGCCTCCTTCCCACTTCAGCATGAAGAATGGATGGGAAGCAGGCAGAAGATGAAGGAGGGGACTCTCTCAGGAGGCCAGAAATGACTGCAGCCTGGACCACAATGATGGCTTTGGGGATGGAAAGAAGGGGATGGGATACTCACTGGAGGTGGAATCCACAGAACTTATTAATAGATTAGATGTgtggaaagagggaaagggaggaatcGGGAGTGATTCCTGGGTTTCTTGCTTGGGTAATTGGGTGTAGGGTAGATCCCTTTACCAAAAACGATGTTAGTTAGGAAAAAGATAGGCTTCAGGAGAGAGAAGCAAGAGCTTTTAGTAGGTACACATTACACTTCAGAAGTctaaaagagatacaaatggcaAAGTCAAGCTGTCAGTGGAACACAGTAATCTGGAACTAAGAGGAGATCTAAGCTAGAAACATAAATTTGGGAATTCTTACCAAAGAAATAGTTGCGGCAACATGAATAGATGAGATGCCTATGGAGAGAGTAGACAGAGAAGTAAAAGAGGACCAAGGATGAGCATCGAAGAATTCCTACACTTTTTAGGACAGGCATAGGACGAGAAATCTCCAAAGGCAGAAGTAGGAAGAAGACTAGGAGTGGGAACGCCTTGAAGTCAGAGAGAGGCACGGCAAGGGAAGAACTGTCCACCCTGCAAAGTGCTACCGAGATGAACCTGGAGACCACTGGCAACCTTGGCAGGACAATTATAGCTTCCTTGAGAAAGCAGACGTTGAAGTGGAGTGGGATAATAACAGCAGACCCGTACACGCTCAGAGTATCTAGAACAGCActtcaataacaataaaacaagatTTGAGTCCAAAtgtggtaaaaatataaatagcaatCCTATAGTTAACACACGCAGaagaacaacacaaatttatttaatacctTCAGGTTCCAGTCACTGTGTCAGGTGGTTCCTGAATGAAAAAAAGCCAGGCGGCCGGCTGTCCTGCCATACCGCCCTGTACTGGGAAAGGCTCTGGGAGAGCCACCAGCCAGACACAGCACTGAGGCACCTGCCTATGATGGGCCTGGCATTATCACAGGGCTTAGGAATATCAGATTGAGTAAATTCTTGCCCCAAGGAAttcaggggaagaaaagagaaatgtacaTAGGTAATTATAAAGCACTGTAACACTTTTCATATGAAATTTATAACATATTGTATAGACAGGGCATTCCAGGAGAAGGGAGATGTTTGTGGTGATAAGCTGGGGTCAGAGGAGGCCTTCTAGAGTACCTGATCTCCAATTAAAGGGAAAGATGGACAGCCTCATGGAAGACAGAGGGCAGTCAGGAGGAGAGGGGTTATTTGAGCAGAAGGAACTGGACAGCCTTAGCAAGATAACAGCAGCAGCATGTTGTGTGCGGGTTAATTAAAGCACCTCCAAGAACAGAATAAGGTGAAAGctaaggaaagagggagaaatttTACCAGAGGGACCTACAGAGTcttatatttcacaataaaaggGTTATGATATCATCCTATAGGGATGGAGGTGCAGAGCACTTAAAATGTTCCACATAGGGAGGGGCACGTTATTCAGGTTTGTGTTTTAGATAGATTGTTCCGGCAGCTGTGTGGGGATGGATCTGAAAGTAGTAACACTAAAGTCAGAGGGAACAGTTACGAGGCTGCTTCGTAGTTTAGTGAAAGATGATCAGAGATTGAACTTAAAATGTGGTAAGAGGATGGAGAAGAGGGGATTGATTCAGAAATACATATGAGTAGAAATCGAGATGGCTGGATGGCCAactggatgtggagaaaaagaaaagactaagaAGATCAATGGATCCACAAGTGAAATagaatacttaagaaaaaaagcaggttTGGAGAAAGGATGATGAGTTCTGTTTTGGACCCAGTGAGTTTGAAGTTCACAGGAACATGTGAGTGCGTATATATCCAGCAGGCAGCTGTGTGTATGAGTCTGAATTTCAGAGGAGAGGTTTGAATCaaagacacctttttttttttggaaatagctTCACTGAGGTGTAACTCACATGCAAAAAGTCACGAATTTACATCTGGTGAGTATTAGTAAACGCATACAGTCTCGTAACCACCagcacaatcaagatacagattACCATCAGCCCCCATAAGTTCCCTCCTGTCTTTTGGAAACACCATTTGGAGAGTCATCGGTAAAAGGTGGTGGTTGAAACCCTGGGAGTGGATGAGGCCACGTGtagctgcgggggggggggggggggtgggggcagtagAGCGACAGTAGCAATGGGGACACTATCTTGCAGAAGCAGGTAGAGGACAGAGAGGACTACAGAACATTCAAAGAGGCACAAAGGGAAATAGGAAGGAAGAGGTTCAGTTAGGAGGGAATGACCAACAGTGATAAGTAGAGAAGCAGGTAAACTACGATAAATTCtctttaaataaaaccaaaagcattACATCAGTCCACTAGGTCGGTAGAGATCTTAGAACAGTCAGTTGAGGTGCAGCAATAGAAGCAGAAGATCCCTTGCGGTGGGTGGAGGAAGTGAATGACAAGAGAAAATAAGACTGCTACACCGAGAGGATTTTATGGAAAGGACAAGGATGAGGTTGCAGCTAGAGGAAAGTGCCAGTGGAATTACGAAAAGAGAGTCTTGAGTCTGGAGTTGGGAGACCTGGATTCTCGGAGTCTCTTGTTTACCACTTAGTAACTGTGTGACCTAGACCGATCTCAATTTATGTGGGTCTGTTTCGTTGTCTGTAAAATAAGGCAGCTTAATCAGATGATCTCCACTGTCCCTTCTAGCTTTGATTCTGTGGCACCGTACAGGCATCTAGAAACATGGAGATAATTTGTAACCCTTGTAAGAGCAATTTCAACAGAATCGTGGGGATGATGTGAATTGAAATGTGAATATACAATCCCTCAGAGAAATCTGGATATGAAGGATCTTAAGGAAACCATGGCAGATGGACACATGTTTCCAATATCATCATGAGACAACATTTTGAGGTCCACATAGGGCAGCACCTGACCAGGGAGCCAAGCCAGTGTCAACGAACTCCAGAAGAAGGACtaacatttattcaacacatagtAAATGTCAGTAAGTCTGCGAGGTGTTTCACGTGTGGAAAAAGCTAGATGTCCAgtgttctttctctctcaaatTCTCTCTACCATTTATGGAATCACTGCAGGTACAAGTTTATATCATAGTCAACCTTtgaggaggaaacagaaatgattaggttcccccaaatattttattcaaaacaaAGTCTCCATGGCAAATTTAGATTAATAATTATAGAATTTTGGTACAAAGAGAACATTTTTCACAAATTCAGAAATCAGCATGCGGAAGAAATGGGAGTTCAAATTCAGATCTTCTCTCTTCAATTCCAAATTTCTCCATCATATGACAGCTACCtaatattattcttctttaacTGTCATATGCCTAGGCTTTCATCTATTTCTTGGATTATATGGGTTTATATAGTACTTATCCTTCCCTAGATTATATCTAAATCCCTATTAAATAGGTACTCTAGTCTCGACCGAGTaactttcttttcagtctttgaaAGATGCATTCCAGCATCTATCAATACCCTTATGTGACTGTAAGTCATAGCCCAGAAAACTCTAATCTGGTTCTTGACAACATCTAGGTACTCaggttttattctcttcttttctcttctgaagCCTCAATCCTCAGCAAGAAGAAGAGATGAAAATACCACCTACATTGCTAAGTCCTTCAGTTCCTACCTAGGACATCTAAGTCAGTGGACATACATGTGATACTTCTTTTTTGTGATAAAGTTTAGTTCCACATGGCATGCCTGTCTTTTGGCAAAGTCTTATGTAATAACTTCGCCTTTACTGCCACTGGTGAAAAATTTACACAATACTCACAATGAGAGGTCACAGAAGCTTAACTTGGCTAACAAAAAATGGgaacaaattaatatttattatatgtcttTTTCTTGCCGATGCAATCTTTTTAGGCTCCTTTTCGTAAAACTTTACATATGTTTAGATAATTGTCTATGTCAAGTCCAAATAGTATGGTctactttacattttttatggTACAGAGTATCAGAAAGGAAGTGGGCGCATAAAATTTTATGACAAAtagtataataaagaaaaaatagtaacaatgGTGAAAATGTTGAATAGATTAGTGTACTGTTAAGgcacaaagaaaaaatgtacaaCTGAATCTTAATATCTGGTCAATTAAGGACACTGCTACAAGTTACTAATCAGATTTAATAAGGAGGTACTCTTTTGCATGGAGTCATTTTTCACCCTCAGTAGCAGGCGCTTAAAAAACActattgtaagaattaaaattaaaaagtactttaaagtactttatatattattttatgtaagtgAAGCATATAGTTAAGCTTTATAAATTATCGTTAAGATTTTGGGTATAATTGAAGACTTGACCATCCCTTAAAGATAAACTTTTTCCTAATCAACTCTAACCAGATTAACAGATAAAGACTATTCATATGtcctccttcatttttaaaatatttcacctcAAATGGTATTATAATATAGAGCAATTTAGAAATATCAGAAAATCTAAACCATGAACAGATAAGAAGAAACAGGCACTCGCCTCTCCATAAATCTATTAAGACACAAAAGCTAGATTTTGCTTGGTTTTAAATGCACACATACCACCAcagtcacaaacacacacacacacacacatacagagattCATTTTAAACACCTTTTATATACTATTTAAATTAAACCTGAATATAAAAACTCTTCTATATATGTTAAGCAGAACAAGACAAAAGAGAGgaataattttctgcataaactttttaagaattcttgttcaaaagcatttaaaaataaaacatttggggGAGATTTGGGGAAATGTGAATATAGATTTATAGATGATAGTAtggatttctttaatttctttagctGATTTCAATAATTGCCTGAGTTAATGATATTGTGGTTAAATAGGAAAATGCCCTTTTTCTTCGGAGATAACGTTATCTTCAACTTACTTTCATGTAGCTCAGGTTAATTAAAAAGGttgcaaagagagagaaaaatgtaacaaaatgttcGTAACTGATAAACCTGTGACATGGATACACGgacacatacatatgttcacGGTGTTATTCCTTTAACTCTTCTAtaagtttaaacatttttgagATAAAAAGTTGGAAAAAGTAATTCATTTCATATGATTACAACtagaaatatttgtttcaaaaGAAGTGATCTGATCCAACACATGAGTCATGAGCCATTATCAAAACAAGGTTCTTCCAGTTTGAAAGGATTTTGTCTATTTAGATGAGAGAAAGGTGCGGATTTActtgaggaggagagaagggaaggcagcTTCAAAGTTTGGGAGTTTGCCTGTCACACAGATGCACATTTCAGGAGGATGGGCTCTGCGTTCGTCTTCCCAGCCTTCCCCTACTAGCTGAGTGATGGCTATCTGCAGGGAGATGCAGGGGGACCTTGGAGAGGGTGTGAGTGCAGAGACAAGATAAGGAAAAGGCAGTGACCCCAGACTGAAGGGAGATAGGTCTCCCCGGGGTTTTCATTTGGATGGATCTCCAGATAGGGGCAggtagggaaggggagagagctaTTAGACACCAGGTGATGAAGcataaagaaattataataaaatgagccATCCTCTGCTCAGCTTCAAGGAATGATGACTTACAAAACTATTTCACTGTAAATGAACTTGTTTTTCAGACTCATTATGCGAAAAAAGACCCAAAACGACTCttcaactaagaaaaaaaaccaaaacatgttCACTTTGAAACCCAAACCCAGAGAGCGAAGACTTGGGGAGAGTGCCTTTAAAACGAATGTTGACCGTGTGGCGCTTAATAAATGTAGGGGCTTTGAAAACATCCTGTTGTGAGAAACATCTTCCTCACTAcccagaagacaaagagaaacagTGAGTGCTGACAACACGGTATTAAAAAGCCAGCCCTACCCAATTTGTTATCCACAAACATATATATTCTCTTTAATTTACTCTAAGCCAGAGTGTTGGCTCATAGCATTTTACTTTTATGTCATTATCTCTCTGCCATACACACAAGTCATAGCTGGGGATTTCAACTCGCAGTGAAGCTACACTGAGATTCCAGATCTCAGGTAGTGTTGGCATGAGTGCAAGTCTCTTCAGTCATAGAGAAGACAATATCCTAGGGAGTCTGGAATTAGTCCTATTTTGCACCATTCAAGCCAAAATGCTGCTTATCGAGAAGCAGGTAATTGCTAGCTAATGGCTATGGGGGAAAAACCACCACTGCATTTTGATCCAAACACCTCTCGGCACCTGACAATAATTAAAGCTGAGCAAAGTGTAAACGTAAAGTGGAGACAGATTCTCGAGGAGGTTAAAGAGCAAACATTAAAAAGGCGAGTTTACCTCATCCGACTGGGAGGGGCTGATTCTGGGCATGGGCGATACTTGCGGCGTTTTCAACTGCGTGCTGTTGCCGTCTGCCACCAGCTCTCGGTGGACCGTTTGGATGTGGTTCTGGAGTTCACTTTCAGACTCAAACTTAACGTTGCAGCTGGAACAGCGCGTCTTCAGCGCCCCGGCCTTGCCCTTACCCTCCATGGCACTCAGGTTCTCATTCTGGCCCAGGCCTGGTCTACTCGTGCCGGGAGGGACGCTGATGCCCGGGCTCCCGCTCTTACTGAGATTCACGCAGCCGGCACACAGACCATATGGCAGGCCGTTGATGTCAAGTTTCACCAGATCTTGCTTGGAACGGAATTCCTTGAGGCAGGACGCGCACTTGTACAGTTTGGGGACATGCTGGCCACGCCCCGTGGCCTGGACCGCAGACCCGTTGCCCGTCTTTTGCATGTGGAACGTCCCGTGGATTTTGAGTTCTAAGGTGGAGGTCACCGTCTGCATGCAGACCACACAGCGAAATCCCGTCAGGGAATTCCTCAGGTCGGGGTGCATTTGGCAATGCTCTAGAAACTCCTCTTCGCTCTGGAGCGGCATCTTGCAGATGCGGCAGTTTCCGGTATCGAGGCTCTTACTGTGCGTGACTTTGTGTTCGGTCAGagtcaagagggaggggaagcgCTCCCCACAGATGGGGCACATGTAGTGTTTGACGGGGCCCAGGTGGGTCTGCATGTGTTCCCGGAGGCCGTTTTCCGAGAAAAAGGTTCGAGAGCACACGTTGCACTTGTAGTTGCCTTTGATGAGCTCGGCTTTCTTCTTCACAATGGCGCTCTCCCCGGGCCGGATGTTGTGGTCCCGCAGCTGGTGGTTCTGCAGCAGGGTCTCCATGGTGTAGGCCGCCCCGCAGATGTCACAGCCGTACATGGGCTCCGAGGTGTCCACGTCCTCCTCGCTCCCGTCGTGGCTGTTGTGGGACTCCTGGCTGTTGGTCAGCAGGGTCTGCAGCTCCACCTCCTCTTTCTGCGCCTGCTCCGAGGCCCCGTTGGCGCCGCAATTAGGCGTCTTGGCGTCAAACACGCAGTGCTTCTCCCGCAGGTGTTTCTCCAGCAGGATGATGGCGTGGAAGGCTTTGCTGCAGAACTTGCAGTTGTACTTCTTGCTGTGGGTGGTGATGTGGCACTGCAGCTCCACCTCGGTGCCGAAGGACTCGCCGCAGAAGATGCACTTGTGCACTTTGCCCTGGTTCTCCAGGTGGTTGTGCTTCACGTGCAGCTGCAGGTCTGTCTCGTTGCGGAAGTCCCAGTTGCAGGACGTGCAGCGGTAGACTTTCTTCTCATTACTGTGCTTCACGGCCAGGTGGAGCTGAATGGAGACCTTCGAGTCGAAAACTTCTTGACAGAGGGTGCAGCGGAAGAAGACGAAGGTGTGCATGTCCAGCAGGTGTTTCTGAAGGTCGTCCACTGACGTGAACTGCTTGTCACAACTCTCGCAGATGTAGTACGTGGAGGTGATCATAAAATGAATGGTGACGTGCTTCAGCAGGGATTCTTGGTTGGGGAACTCCTTGTTGCACTGAGGACAGGTCAGTTTCGGTAGCACGGTGTCGAGATGAGTTTTCAGGTGAGTCTGAAAGCCGTCCAGGGACGTGTACTTAGCACCACACTGATTACAGATATACTCTCCCGCTGGCCGCGCAGGCGCACCTCCGACCGCCTGCATCATCTTAAGAGATGTCTGCTCTATGGCCACAGGAGAGAGGGGGCTCAAGGCCCTGGATTTCTTCCCGTTGTGAATATAATTCAGGGCCAAGGGAATGTTTTTATGATTCTCTTTGATGTGCTTGTTCAGTTTAAGAACGCTGTTGAATATTGGAGAATTCGTACAATAGGAACAAGAATAGACTTCTACGACTGGTTCTTTTGGAGTCCCGAGCACTGGAGACCCAAATCGGGAGCCACTGAGGTCGCAGTGGACCTGCCTTATATGCTCTTCAAGGGAAGAGTCAGTGAGGAACCCCATGTAGCAATGGGGACAGAAAAAAGCGTTGCTGTCCTTAGCCGCAGGGTTGGCAAATCCGTGAGAACATCGGATGTGTTCCTGAAGGGTGTTGAGGTCATTGACAACTTCGGAGCAGAAGTTGCACTGGTAGACGATGGCAGGCATGGCAGAAACGATCAGACCTGGGTCCTGAGCTTCGTGCACTTGCTTAAGATGTTCATTGAGGTTATAGAGGGAGGGCAACACCTCCAAGCAATACTGACAAATGTGGGCCTGCTCTGGCTTATCTAAATGCATAGTTTTCAGGTGAATCTGCAGAACCGCCAGACTCGAAAACAACTGCTTGTTGCAGTAAATACAGCTGTAGGTGACTTTTGCCTGTTTACTCGAGGGGACGGTCATGTCCGGGGTTTGCTGAGAGGCCCGCTTCCTCCCTCGACTCTTGGGGATTGGCGGGGCGGCTTCCACCATGGTCGAGCTGTCCACTGAGAGGTTGGAGTCCGGAGTCGTGCTGGACACGGAGGTGTAGCCCACCGTGACCAGGGAAGGGCTGTTGCTGTGGTTGCATGACTCCGGTTGCTGGTGACTATCCATGTGGCTGTACAGTTCCTCGACGGTGTGGAAGCTCTCGGAGCAGATGGTGCAGGAGTTCTTCTTCTCCCCGCCGTGCATCTGCTCCATGTGGTTCATCAGGGAGGTCTCCTCCACAAAGAGCTCGTGGCAGTAGACACACTGGAGGGCCGCCCGGTCCTCGTTCGGGGAGCACTCGGGGTGGCACTCTGCAATGTGCTTCTGGAGGTCTTCCGGGAAGTCAAAGCCTTCCTCGCACTGACTGCACTTCTGAGTGTCCTTCATCTTCCAGTCCTCCATCCTGGAACCGGACTGGGAGCCGTCCTTGTTCCTTTCGTGAACCTGCATGTGTCCGTGTAAGGAACTAGAGGACAGGAACCCACGGCGACAAATGGCACATTTATATGGCTTGTTGGACGTGTGAGTCTTTAAGTGGATCTTGAGGTGATCACTTCTGGAGAACGCGGCATCGCATTCGCTGCAGTGGTACTTCTTGTCCCCAGTGTGGAGTTTGATGTGGCGATCTCGGCTCCGCTTGTGTTTGAACAGCCTACTGCAGTAAGTGCATTTGAAAGGCAGCTTGTCGCTGTGACTCTGCTCATGGTGCTTTAGGTAGCTGAGACGGCTGAACGACTTGTCACAGAATTGGCATGGATAAGGGAGTCCAGGGCCACCTTCTTCCTCTCCAAAATCACAACCTTCTCCGTGGCTGGGGGAAGTCTGGTCCTTGCTCGAAGGTGAGGAAGCCGGCCATGAGCAAGTGGGGTCATCTTCCACATCCACTCCATCTGCAACAAAAAGCATCGGAACGTTTCATTTTCCGTGTTGAGAGTTCAAGAGTGAGTTTACTGTACCACTGTGAGTGTACTGTACACAGGGTGGGACCAACAAGAacctttcagggaaaaaaaaaaaaggagagaatatttGAGTGGAACACTTTCAAATCCGAGCCCCAAGCTTTTCTTCTGCATTTACTTTTCACTggattgtaaaatataaaaagatattaaatagTTCTGTGCCTAAATTacccttttattactttttatcatTCTTCTTTAGAAGCAACGTATGTATTATGCATtgacaattttattaaaatgcagattttaatatatttaatgtttcttttgtGTTCATTCTAAAATGATTTGCATATTATGTGACCATCTGAAGGACCAAATGAAAAGAGGAAATATTACAGGAATGATTTAAAATTAATGCAGTCAACCCAGATgtctaatatttaataaaatattccctctgaattttgcttgtttttatataaaaaggCAATTCTGAAGACCAGAATCTTTTATGGGCTTCTTATTGATACCGACCTTATTGCATGCagcaaaacaatattaaaaagtaagcacatgaaagaagacagaagacaCAATAATAATTATGTCTTGTGTAATAAAAGACAACCAGGACTTCTTCAATAACTGTAAGATTCGAATA
This genomic window contains:
- the ZNF521 gene encoding zinc finger protein 521 isoform X6, whose product is MLFVADGVDVEDDPTCSWPASSPSSKDQTSPSHGEGCDFGEEEGGPGLPYPCQFCDKSFSRLSYLKHHEQSHSDKLPFKCTYCSRLFKHKRSRDRHIKLHTGDKKYHCSECDAAFSRSDHLKIHLKTHTSNKPYKCAICRRGFLSSSSLHGHMQVHERNKDGSQSGSRMEDWKMKDTQKCSQCEEGFDFPEDLQKHIAECHPECSPNEDRAALQCVYCHELFVEETSLMNHMEQMHGGEKKNSCTICSESFHTVEELYSHMDSHQQPESCNHSNSPSLVTVGYTSVSSTTPDSNLSVDSSTMVEAAPPIPKSRGRKRASQQTPDMTVPSSKQAKVTYSCIYCNKQLFSSLAVLQIHLKTMHLDKPEQAHICQYCLEVLPSLYNLNEHLKQVHEAQDPGLIVSAMPAIVYQCNFCSEVVNDLNTLQEHIRCSHGFANPAAKDSNAFFCPHCYMGFLTDSSLEEHIRQVHCDLSGSRFGSPVLGTPKEPVVEVYSCSYCTNSPIFNSVLKLNKHIKENHKNIPLALNYIHNGKKSRALSPLSPVAIEQTSLKMMQAVGGAPARPAGEYICNQCGAKYTSLDGFQTHLKTHLDTVLPKLTCPQCNKEFPNQESLLKHVTIHFMITSTYYICESCDKQFTSVDDLQKHLLDMHTFVFFRCTLCQEVFDSKVSIQLHLAVKHSNEKKVYRCTSCNWDFRNETDLQLHVKHNHLENQGKVHKCIFCGESFGTEVELQCHITTHSKKYNCKFCSKAFHAIILLEKHLREKHCVFDAKTPNCGANGASEQAQKEEVELQTLLTNSQESHNSHDGSEEDVDTSEPMYGCDICGAAYTMETLLQNHQLRDHNIRPGESAIVKKKAELIKGNYKCNVCSRTFFSENGLREHMQTHLGPVKHYMCPICGERFPSLLTLTEHKVTHSKSLDTGNCRICKMPLQSEEEFLEHCQMHPDLRNSLTGFRCVVCMQTVTSTLELKIHGTFHMQKTGNGSAVQATGRGQHVPKLYKCASCLKEFRSKQDLVKLDINGLPYGLCAGCVNLSKSGSPGISVPPGTSRPGLGQNENLSAMEGKGKAGALKTRCSSCNVKFESESELQNHIQTVHRELVADGNSTQLKTPQVSPMPRISPSQSDEKKTYQCIKCQMVFYNEWDIQVHVANHMIDEGLNHECKLCSQTFDSPAKLQCHLIEHSFEGMGGTFKCPVCFTVFVQANKLQQHIFSAHGQEDKIYDCTQCPQKFFFQTELQNHTMTQHSS